A single Providencia manganoxydans DNA region contains:
- the secM gene encoding secA translation cis-regulator SecM, with the protein MGILNLWRQFGRRYFWSHLLLGVVATGIGMPAILNALSDGQQTQFNSSSVNRQNQAVNAFDNLFAQQNPQRSSSSSSYSVNYWQQHAVRNVIRQLTFAFSATEDDDASQQDEQKGLQLAPQIMLDTLYAMLAQRSLQWGEIASQSNYYIYPLFISFQPAMWVAQVHGIRAGPIFS; encoded by the coding sequence GACAATTTGGTAGACGATACTTTTGGTCTCACCTCTTATTAGGGGTTGTGGCTACAGGTATTGGCATGCCTGCGATTTTGAATGCTTTATCTGATGGGCAACAAACACAATTCAATTCATCTTCTGTTAATCGCCAAAATCAAGCGGTTAATGCATTTGATAACTTATTTGCTCAGCAAAACCCTCAGCGCTCCTCATCATCCTCTTCTTATTCGGTGAATTATTGGCAGCAACATGCCGTTAGAAATGTGATCAGGCAATTGACCTTTGCATTTTCAGCCACTGAAGATGATGATGCGAGCCAGCAAGACGAACAAAAAGGCTTACAGCTAGCACCACAAATTATGCTTGATACGTTGTATGCTATGTTGGCACAACGATCATTGCAATGGGGCGAAATCGCCTCTCAATCAAATTATTATATCTATCCTCTATTTATTTCATTTCAACCTGCGATGTGGGTTGCGCAAGTTCACGGGATCCGTGCCGGACCCATTTTCAGTTAA
- the secA gene encoding preprotein translocase subunit SecA, with protein MLTKLLTKVFGSRNDRTLRRLRKEVENINRLEPEFEKLTDDELKAKTQEFRERLSKNESLESIIPEAFATVREASKRVFGMRHFDVQLIGGMVLNERCIAEMRTGEGKTLTATLPAYLNGLTGKGVHVVTVNDYLAKRDAENNRPLFEFLGLTVGINLPGMPAGLKREAYAADITYGTNNEFGFDYLRDNMAFSPEERVQRKLHYALVDEVDSILIDEARTPLIISGPAEDSSELYKKVDKIIPKLERQEKEDSDTFQGEGHFSVDEKSRQVTLTERGLVLIEKLLSDEGLMEEGESLYSPSNIMLMHHVMAGLRAHALFTLDVDYIVKDGQVIIVDEHTGRTMEGRRWSDGLHQAVEAKEGVEIQNENQTLASITFQNYFRLYEKLAGMTGTADTEAFEFSSIYKLDTIVIPTNRPMVRKDLPDLVYMTEADKFDAIIEDIRERTANGQPVLVGTISIEKSELISNALKKAKIAHNVLNAKFHAMEADIIANAGQASAVTIATNMAGRGTDIMLGGSWQTEVAALEEPTQEQIDEIKAQWKIRHDAVLAAGGLHIIGTERHESRRIDNQLRGRAGRQGDAGSSRFYLSMEDALMRIFASDRVTGMMRKLGMKPGEAIEHPWVTKAIANAQRKVENRNFDIRKQLLEYDDVASDQRRAIYTQRNELLDGGDIQETVESIREDVFTTTIDAYIPPQSLEEMWDIEGLQKRLINDFDLDLPIKEWLDKEPELHEETLRERIMEKAVEVYQRKEEIVGVEMMRNFEKGVMLQTLDTLWKEHLASMDYLRQGIHLRGYAQKDPKQEYKRESFNMFANMLESLKYEVISTLSKVQVRLPEEVEALEQQRKEEAERLAKKQHLSHEASAESLMSEAEAQIATQGHKIGRNDPCPCGSGKKYKQCHGRLN; from the coding sequence ATGTTAACAAAACTATTAACCAAAGTTTTTGGTAGCCGCAACGATCGTACTTTGCGCCGTTTACGCAAAGAGGTTGAAAATATCAACCGTCTTGAGCCTGAGTTTGAAAAACTGACGGACGATGAACTGAAAGCCAAAACGCAAGAGTTTCGCGAGCGTTTAAGCAAAAATGAAAGTCTTGAAAGCATCATACCTGAAGCATTTGCGACAGTACGTGAAGCAAGTAAACGTGTTTTCGGTATGCGCCATTTCGATGTTCAGCTAATAGGTGGTATGGTACTGAACGAACGTTGTATCGCTGAAATGCGTACTGGTGAAGGTAAAACATTAACGGCAACACTGCCTGCATACCTAAACGGCTTAACAGGTAAAGGGGTTCACGTTGTCACCGTCAACGACTACTTGGCGAAACGTGACGCAGAAAACAACCGTCCATTGTTCGAATTCTTAGGGCTGACAGTCGGTATTAACCTACCGGGTATGCCTGCTGGTCTGAAGCGTGAAGCTTACGCTGCTGATATCACTTATGGTACAAACAACGAATTTGGTTTTGACTATTTACGTGACAACATGGCATTTAGTCCTGAAGAGCGTGTTCAACGTAAACTTCACTATGCATTGGTGGATGAGGTCGACTCAATTCTTATCGATGAAGCACGTACTCCTCTGATCATTTCAGGTCCAGCTGAAGACAGCTCTGAGCTGTATAAAAAAGTTGATAAAATCATTCCTAAATTAGAGCGTCAAGAGAAAGAAGACTCCGATACTTTCCAAGGCGAAGGTCACTTCTCTGTTGATGAAAAATCACGTCAAGTCACACTGACTGAACGTGGGCTGGTATTGATTGAAAAACTGCTATCTGATGAAGGCTTAATGGAAGAGGGCGAGTCACTGTATTCACCTTCTAATATCATGTTGATGCACCATGTGATGGCGGGTCTTCGTGCCCATGCACTATTTACCTTGGATGTTGACTATATCGTTAAAGATGGTCAAGTTATCATTGTCGATGAACATACTGGTCGTACAATGGAAGGTCGCCGCTGGTCTGATGGTCTGCATCAGGCAGTTGAAGCGAAAGAAGGCGTTGAAATCCAAAATGAAAACCAAACATTGGCTTCAATCACCTTCCAAAACTATTTCCGCTTATATGAAAAACTAGCGGGTATGACCGGGACGGCTGATACCGAGGCATTTGAGTTTAGTTCTATCTATAAACTGGATACCATTGTTATCCCAACCAACCGTCCAATGGTGCGTAAAGATTTACCTGATTTAGTTTATATGACTGAAGCAGATAAATTTGATGCAATTATTGAAGATATTCGTGAAAGAACGGCGAATGGCCAGCCTGTTTTGGTCGGTACAATTTCAATCGAAAAATCTGAATTAATTTCTAATGCGCTGAAAAAAGCCAAGATTGCCCATAATGTCTTGAACGCAAAATTCCATGCTATGGAAGCTGATATTATCGCAAACGCAGGTCAAGCAAGTGCCGTTACCATTGCAACTAACATGGCGGGTCGTGGTACCGATATCATGTTAGGGGGAAGCTGGCAAACTGAAGTTGCTGCTTTAGAAGAGCCAACCCAAGAACAAATTGATGAAATCAAAGCTCAATGGAAAATTCGCCATGATGCTGTTCTGGCAGCGGGTGGTTTGCATATCATTGGTACAGAGCGTCATGAATCGCGTCGTATTGATAACCAGTTACGTGGTCGTGCGGGGCGTCAAGGGGATGCTGGTTCTTCCCGTTTCTACCTATCAATGGAAGATGCGCTAATGCGTATTTTTGCATCAGATCGTGTAACCGGTATGATGCGTAAATTGGGAATGAAACCAGGCGAGGCTATTGAGCACCCATGGGTAACTAAGGCGATTGCAAACGCACAACGTAAAGTTGAAAACCGTAACTTTGATATTCGTAAACAATTACTTGAATACGATGATGTTGCGAGTGACCAACGTCGCGCAATTTACACGCAGCGTAATGAGCTACTTGATGGTGGTGATATTCAAGAAACTGTCGAGAGTATTCGTGAAGATGTATTCACAACAACAATTGATGCATACATTCCGCCACAATCTTTAGAAGAAATGTGGGATATTGAAGGTTTGCAAAAACGTCTAATTAACGACTTTGATTTAGATTTACCAATTAAAGAATGGTTAGATAAAGAGCCTGAATTGCACGAAGAAACGTTACGTGAACGTATTATGGAAAAAGCGGTTGAAGTGTATCAACGCAAAGAGGAAATTGTTGGCGTTGAAATGATGCGTAATTTTGAAAAAGGTGTCATGCTACAAACGTTAGATACCCTGTGGAAAGAACATTTGGCTTCTATGGACTATTTACGCCAAGGTATCCACTTACGTGGTTACGCGCAAAAAGATCCAAAACAAGAGTATAAGCGCGAATCGTTCAATATGTTTGCAAATATGCTGGAATCACTGAAATATGAAGTGATTAGCACGTTATCTAAAGTTCAAGTTCGTTTACCTGAAGAAGTTGAAGCATTAGAGCAACAACGTAAAGAAGAAGCAGAACGTTTAGCGAAAAAACAACATCTTAGCCATGAAGCAAGTGCTGAATCACTGATGTCTGAAGCTGAAGCGCAAATTGCCACACAAGGCCATAAGATTGGTCGTAACGACCCATGCCCTTGTGGTTCAGGAAAAAAATACAAGCAATGCCACGGTCGCTTAAATTAA
- the mutT gene encoding 8-oxo-dGTP diphosphatase MutT, with the protein MEKKHLYIAAGIIRNNDQQIFITERPSGTHMAGYWEFPGGKLEKGEQPEDALIRELEEEVGIIVTECELFHCVEHEFDERCVTLYFYMVSCWKNEPYGKEGQKGRWVDQKDLVADEFPPANRVIVEMLK; encoded by the coding sequence ATGGAAAAAAAACACTTATATATCGCTGCTGGGATCATTCGTAATAATGACCAACAGATATTTATTACTGAGCGCCCAAGTGGTACGCATATGGCTGGCTATTGGGAATTTCCCGGTGGAAAGCTCGAAAAAGGCGAACAACCTGAAGACGCGTTGATCCGTGAATTGGAAGAAGAAGTGGGTATTATTGTCACTGAATGTGAGTTATTTCATTGTGTGGAACATGAATTTGATGAGCGCTGTGTGACACTCTATTTTTATATGGTCTCATGTTGGAAAAATGAGCCGTATGGAAAAGAAGGACAGAAGGGACGTTGGGTTGATCAAAAAGATTTAGTTGCTGATGAATTCCCTCCAGCTAATCGAGTGATTGTCGAAATGCTGAAGTAA
- the yacG gene encoding DNA gyrase inhibitor YacG, translated as MSEKIEVNCPTCQKVVVWGEESPFRPFCSKRCQLIDLGEWASEEKKITSQGDISDSDNWSEQPDN; from the coding sequence ATGAGCGAAAAAATTGAAGTTAATTGCCCTACATGCCAAAAAGTTGTGGTTTGGGGAGAAGAGAGCCCATTTAGGCCATTTTGCAGTAAACGTTGTCAGCTCATAGACCTAGGTGAATGGGCATCTGAAGAGAAGAAGATCACGAGTCAAGGTGATATTTCAGATAGCGATAATTGGAGCGAACAGCCAGATAACTAG
- the zapD gene encoding cell division protein ZapD → MSELNTANFVTYEYPLNEKIRSWLRLETLLQQVYELSHITSYTSGVAFFRSVSELIEILDRGEVRTDLIKELEKHRKRLATWADAPNADNQLISSLLNDLSIKTANITSAPRFGQQLRNDKIISMVRQRLSIPGGCCSFDLPTLQLWLNMPQEQRDRAINEWLKSLAPLKDTLDTILHLLRQAGSFEAKECHNGFYQDSVEDKELLRVRLSTDKPIFPQISGHKTRFAIRFLHIDSENGIVPAMMNFELSCC, encoded by the coding sequence ATGAGTGAGCTCAACACAGCCAATTTCGTCACTTATGAGTATCCATTAAATGAAAAAATTCGCTCATGGCTTCGCCTTGAGACTTTGTTACAACAAGTTTATGAACTTAGCCATATAACATCCTATACATCTGGCGTTGCATTTTTCCGTTCCGTTTCAGAGTTGATTGAGATCCTTGATAGAGGAGAAGTTCGTACCGATCTGATTAAAGAATTGGAAAAACATCGCAAACGCTTAGCTACATGGGCAGATGCACCTAATGCAGATAATCAATTAATTTCATCACTACTTAATGACCTCTCAATTAAAACAGCGAATATCACCTCAGCACCAAGATTTGGGCAACAATTAAGAAATGACAAAATCATCAGCATGGTTCGCCAACGCCTAAGTATTCCAGGCGGATGCTGTAGTTTTGACTTGCCAACATTACAGCTTTGGCTAAATATGCCTCAAGAGCAAAGAGATCGTGCAATAAATGAGTGGCTTAAAAGCCTAGCGCCGCTAAAAGATACTTTAGACACTATCTTACATTTACTTCGCCAAGCGGGTTCTTTTGAAGCCAAAGAATGCCATAACGGTTTTTATCAAGATAGCGTTGAAGATAAAGAGTTATTAAGAGTACGATTATCCACCGATAAGCCAATTTTTCCGCAAATCTCAGGTCATAAAACACGATTTGCCATTCGTTTTCTTCACATCGACAGCGAAAATGGTATTGTACCCGCAATGATGAATTTTGAATTGTCATGCTGTTGA
- the coaE gene encoding dephospho-CoA kinase (Dephospho-CoA kinase (CoaE) performs the final step in coenzyme A biosynthesis.) produces MTYIVALTGGIGSGKTTVANEFAKLGVPLVDADIIARTVVEPNTPALTAIKARYGADIIKSDGSLNRQHLREIIFSDTAEKQWLNSLLHPLIHQETQKQLQQINSSYVLWVVPLLIENKLSHLADRTLVIDVTPEEQISRTIQRDNVSEEHVANILKSQVSRENRLLHADDVITNHNGESNLADKVAVLHQQYMTLAQQKNRKSI; encoded by the coding sequence ATGACTTATATTGTCGCACTTACAGGTGGTATCGGCAGCGGTAAAACAACAGTTGCGAATGAATTTGCCAAACTAGGCGTACCGCTTGTTGATGCTGATATCATAGCAAGAACAGTGGTTGAACCTAATACGCCTGCACTTACGGCGATAAAAGCACGCTATGGCGCAGATATAATTAAATCAGATGGCTCTCTTAATCGTCAGCACCTGCGGGAGATTATCTTTTCAGATACAGCAGAAAAACAGTGGCTAAATAGCTTACTTCATCCGCTGATCCATCAAGAGACTCAAAAGCAGCTACAGCAAATCAATTCATCTTATGTATTGTGGGTCGTTCCTTTATTGATTGAAAATAAGCTCTCGCATTTAGCAGATCGCACGCTGGTCATTGATGTGACACCTGAAGAACAAATTTCACGCACAATACAAAGAGATAATGTTAGCGAAGAACATGTAGCGAATATCCTAAAATCACAAGTCAGTAGAGAAAACCGCTTACTACATGCTGATGATGTCATTACCAATCACAATGGTGAATCCAACCTAGCAGATAAAGTGGCGGTACTACATCAACAGTATATGACGCTAGCGCAACAGAAAAATAGGAAATCTATATGA
- a CDS encoding type II secretion system F family protein codes for MFIYSYIALSKNNTIIKDVIISKSKNCAFIELLNLEQTPIKITFKSVFFLDRKNIDYRIHFFHQLSALSSSGINILQSLYILQNNNHPPFWKMIIKLAIDDLKKGGSLANNFKRTPTIFTPTIVSLVEVAEKIGQYEKNFKIIAEMLKHHQQTKKKILQSLRYPIILILLSAVLILLMLIYVLPQFETIYQSFGHDLPFMTSLLIYVSKWLSEYVIYPLLAISLLSFSLFRYKQKFIICTIKFLNYIPAFRNLTREYNLTLYFSMLSSTLQAGLPLTECLKCAANTIVHPFYKQACLVIQHSVVKGGSLSTAMKEQSFFPSMACQLIAVAEESGQLIHFVQYLFAHFSEDFIFRTETLLKRIEPILLISMAFLVGGIMVAMYLPIFNLGNVITGI; via the coding sequence ATGTTTATTTATTCATATATCGCATTATCTAAAAATAATACTATTATTAAAGACGTTATTATATCTAAAAGTAAAAATTGTGCTTTCATCGAGTTATTAAACTTAGAACAAACGCCAATAAAAATAACATTTAAATCTGTATTTTTTCTCGACAGGAAAAACATTGATTATAGGATACATTTTTTTCATCAACTGAGTGCATTATCATCATCAGGTATTAATATACTCCAAAGTTTATATATTCTTCAGAATAATAATCATCCTCCATTCTGGAAAATGATTATCAAATTAGCCATTGATGACCTAAAAAAAGGTGGCTCGCTAGCCAATAATTTTAAAAGAACACCAACTATTTTTACGCCTACAATAGTGAGTTTGGTCGAGGTAGCAGAAAAAATAGGGCAATATGAAAAGAATTTTAAAATTATCGCTGAGATGCTAAAACACCATCAACAAACCAAGAAAAAAATCCTACAGTCATTGAGATATCCTATTATCCTAATCTTACTGTCGGCAGTACTTATATTGCTCATGTTAATTTATGTGCTGCCTCAATTTGAAACCATATATCAAAGCTTTGGTCATGACTTACCCTTTATGACCAGCTTACTTATCTATGTTTCAAAATGGTTATCCGAATATGTAATATACCCACTATTAGCAATATCTCTGCTATCCTTTTCTCTTTTTAGGTACAAACAAAAATTTATTATTTGTACTATAAAATTTTTAAATTATATCCCTGCATTTAGAAATCTTACTCGGGAATACAACCTTACACTGTACTTTTCAATGTTATCTTCTACATTGCAAGCTGGTTTACCATTAACAGAATGTCTAAAGTGTGCAGCTAATACAATTGTTCATCCATTTTACAAACAAGCCTGTTTAGTTATACAACACTCTGTTGTGAAAGGAGGTTCCCTTTCTACTGCAATGAAAGAGCAATCTTTCTTTCCTAGTATGGCATGCCAACTTATCGCTGTCGCAGAGGAATCAGGGCAATTAATTCATTTCGTACAATATTTATTTGCACATTTTTCAGAGGATTTTATCTTTCGCACTGAGACGTTACTCAAAAGAATAGAACCTATATTGCTTATTTCAATGGCATTTCTTGTAGGTGGAATTATGGTGGCTATGTATTTACCGATATTCAATTTAGGAAACGTTATAACAGGAATCTGA
- a CDS encoding ATPase, T2SS/T4P/T4SS family has protein sequence MTSTRERDFIFKELKFFCDKHYIIIIDYTNKRLSIATANKPEDNVLATLRFISSVPVCYDIWPKEKIDHYFNKKYSEIQEPEPEYQPNENEQLNTTSPAVEFVEDMLKTAIRKRASDIHLEPTKQGLKIRLRVDGKLYFIASPPLEINNEIIARIKILAKLNIAEKRLPQDGQMNWYLDGHNYSVRLSTMPTLYGEKLVLRVLNTQLRYSIDQIGLHSSLLTKLKKTLFQPQGLILVTGPTGSGKTVTLYSMLEYLNQSSRNISTIEDPIEIPLSGINQVQVNDKYGLTFAYVLRALLRQDPDIIMIGEIRDEETAQIATRAAQTGHLVLSTLHTNCTFSAIERMEQLGIDRTQLNSCLKMVVAQRLVRKLCTNCKTKSAKSVQINDNRSVQEWSASGCDLCFAGFIGRTAIYEYLEQDSLIEFFLHGKANLSHFESLFENGLRLVGSSETTLQELYSVVGNIEAN, from the coding sequence ATGACATCGACCAGGGAAAGAGATTTCATATTTAAAGAATTAAAGTTTTTCTGCGATAAACATTATATAATTATTATTGATTATACAAATAAACGATTATCTATTGCTACAGCTAATAAACCTGAAGACAATGTACTAGCGACGCTTAGATTTATATCGAGTGTACCTGTTTGTTATGATATTTGGCCTAAAGAAAAAATCGATCATTATTTCAATAAAAAATATTCAGAGATACAAGAGCCAGAACCTGAGTATCAACCTAATGAAAATGAACAATTAAATACGACATCTCCTGCCGTTGAATTCGTTGAAGATATGTTAAAAACGGCAATCAGAAAAAGAGCCTCTGATATTCATCTTGAGCCCACGAAACAAGGCTTAAAAATACGTTTACGCGTTGATGGTAAATTGTATTTTATTGCATCCCCACCACTTGAAATTAATAATGAAATCATTGCACGCATTAAAATCCTAGCTAAGCTGAATATTGCTGAAAAACGCTTACCGCAAGATGGACAGATGAATTGGTATCTTGATGGGCACAATTACAGTGTTAGATTATCAACAATGCCTACACTGTATGGTGAGAAACTTGTTCTCAGGGTACTTAATACTCAATTGAGATATTCCATCGATCAAATAGGTTTACATTCAAGTTTGCTAACAAAATTGAAGAAAACACTTTTTCAACCACAAGGTTTGATATTAGTCACTGGCCCTACTGGAAGTGGTAAAACCGTCACTTTATACAGTATGCTTGAATATCTAAATCAATCATCACGTAATATTTCAACCATAGAAGATCCTATTGAAATTCCTCTTTCAGGGATCAATCAAGTACAGGTTAATGACAAATATGGATTAACTTTTGCTTATGTCTTGAGAGCATTACTACGGCAAGATCCAGATATTATTATGATTGGCGAAATTAGGGATGAAGAAACCGCGCAAATCGCGACAAGAGCGGCTCAAACAGGGCATTTAGTCTTATCGACTTTACATACTAACTGTACCTTTAGTGCCATTGAGCGTATGGAACAACTCGGTATTGATAGAACCCAATTAAACTCTTGCTTAAAAATGGTGGTTGCACAAAGACTAGTACGTAAACTTTGTACCAATTGTAAGACTAAAAGCGCCAAAAGCGTTCAAATCAATGACAATCGCTCAGTTCAAGAGTGGTCTGCAAGTGGCTGCGACCTTTGCTTTGCAGGTTTTATCGGCAGAACAGCTATTTATGAATATTTAGAGCAAGATTCACTTATCGAGTTTTTTCTGCATGGAAAAGCCAATTTATCCCATTTTGAAAGCCTTTTTGAAAATGGGTTACGGCTAGTTGGATCTAGTGAAACCACACTCCAAGAGCTGTATTCTGTTGTTGGCAATATAGAGGCTAATTAA
- the ppdD gene encoding prepilin peptidase-dependent pilin, with the protein MNQKGFSLIEIMVVIAIISILSAIAIPGYQGYMQKAAITDVLQTLLPYKNNIEICAFNKGALTSCHSGNENIPNDIKGKYLKTIEAKSGIITFEADKNLSGLSATLTPTVSTDGSPFKWQVVCESDDDKLKTLCENTFIF; encoded by the coding sequence ATGAATCAAAAAGGATTTTCTTTAATTGAAATAATGGTTGTGATTGCAATAATATCTATATTAAGTGCTATCGCGATACCGGGCTATCAAGGTTATATGCAAAAAGCAGCCATAACCGATGTATTACAAACTCTTCTTCCATATAAAAATAATATTGAGATCTGTGCTTTTAATAAAGGCGCCTTAACGAGTTGTCATTCGGGAAATGAAAATATACCTAATGATATAAAAGGAAAGTATCTAAAAACCATTGAAGCTAAGTCAGGTATCATTACCTTTGAAGCTGATAAGAATCTCTCTGGCTTGTCCGCAACTCTAACACCTACCGTATCAACAGATGGTTCACCATTTAAGTGGCAAGTTGTCTGTGAAAGTGATGACGATAAATTAAAAACACTATGTGAAAACACATTTATTTTTTAA
- the ampD gene encoding 1,6-anhydro-N-acetylmuramyl-L-alanine amidase AmpD, with amino-acid sequence MEIQNGWLKNVTHIPSPHHDERPTNTPPSLLVIHNISLPPGQFGGPYINQLFTGTLNPEEHPFFDEIKHLRVSAHCLIRRDGTVIQYVPFNLRAWHAGQSIYQGKEKCNDFSIGIELEGTDFEPFTTEQYDSLTSITQALISQYPDIKDNITGHSDIAPERKTDPGPYFDWLKFKNQLSAKK; translated from the coding sequence ATGGAAATACAGAATGGTTGGTTAAAAAATGTAACGCATATTCCATCTCCACATCATGATGAACGCCCAACTAACACCCCGCCTTCCCTATTAGTGATCCATAATATCAGTTTACCTCCTGGGCAATTTGGTGGCCCTTATATCAACCAACTATTCACTGGAACACTAAACCCAGAAGAACACCCATTTTTTGATGAAATCAAACACCTTCGTGTTTCTGCACACTGCCTCATTCGCCGTGATGGTACTGTTATTCAATATGTCCCTTTCAACCTCCGCGCATGGCATGCAGGACAATCTATCTACCAAGGAAAAGAAAAATGTAACGATTTTTCAATTGGCATTGAGCTAGAAGGGACAGACTTTGAACCTTTTACTACTGAGCAGTACGATTCATTGACTTCTATTACACAAGCACTGATAAGCCAATATCCAGATATAAAAGACAACATTACAGGTCACAGCGATATCGCTCCAGAGCGTAAAACTGATCCCGGCCCCTACTTCGATTGGCTAAAATTTAAAAACCAACTCAGCGCTAAAAAATAA
- the nadC gene encoding carboxylating nicotinate-nucleotide diphosphorylase: MATRRYDENQRREVLLERLRTDIPFTVSNALKEDLGQVVDYKQDITGQLLSPNSQADARIITREDGVFCGQQWLDEVFKQLGGQVSVTWHVNDGDKVTANQLLCEMSGPSQVLLTGERTALNFIQTLSSVSTVTAKYVAELEGTRTKLLDTRKTIPGLRSALKYAVLMGGGFNHRLGLSDAYLIKENHIISAGSVTQAVKLARQAHPTVPIEVEVESLDELLQAIKADADIIMLDNFTVTMMKEAVVLTAGKAALEVSGDVTLETIKEFAETGVDFVSVGALTKHIKAMDLSMRFIEKSS, from the coding sequence ATGGCTACAAGGCGTTATGACGAAAACCAACGACGTGAAGTATTGCTTGAAAGGTTACGTACAGATATCCCGTTTACGGTAAGCAATGCATTAAAAGAAGATCTTGGTCAGGTAGTCGATTATAAACAAGATATTACAGGGCAGCTTTTATCTCCAAACTCACAAGCCGATGCACGGATTATTACCAGAGAAGATGGCGTATTTTGTGGGCAGCAATGGTTAGACGAAGTTTTTAAGCAATTGGGTGGACAAGTAAGTGTGACGTGGCATGTTAACGATGGCGATAAAGTGACAGCGAACCAATTACTGTGTGAAATGTCAGGGCCATCTCAGGTGTTACTTACAGGGGAAAGAACAGCGTTAAACTTTATTCAAACATTGTCTTCAGTATCTACCGTCACCGCAAAGTATGTTGCTGAGCTTGAAGGGACTCGCACTAAGCTTTTAGATACACGTAAAACAATCCCAGGTTTACGAAGCGCATTGAAATATGCAGTCTTAATGGGGGGCGGTTTCAACCATCGTCTTGGATTGTCGGATGCTTATCTTATCAAGGAAAATCATATCATTTCGGCAGGATCTGTCACGCAAGCTGTAAAACTAGCCCGCCAAGCTCATCCTACAGTTCCTATTGAAGTAGAGGTAGAAAGCTTGGATGAATTGCTACAGGCGATTAAAGCTGATGCGGATATTATTATGCTTGATAATTTTACTGTGACTATGATGAAAGAAGCGGTTGTACTTACTGCTGGTAAAGCTGCACTTGAAGTTTCAGGGGATGTGACTTTAGAAACAATCAAAGAATTTGCCGAGACAGGGGTTGATTTCGTTTCTGTTGGCGCTTTGACAAAACATATTAAGGCTATGGATCTTTCTATGCGTTTTATTGAGAAATCATCGTAG
- the pdhR gene encoding pyruvate dehydrogenase complex transcriptional repressor PdhR produces MAYGKIRQPKLSDVIEQRLEHLIFEGTLRPGEKLPPERELAKQFDVSRPSVREAIQTLEAKGLLSRRQGGGTYVQKQMWQSFSDPLTELLTGNPESQFDLLETRHALEGIAAYYAALRGTDEDLERIRQSYELIIKAQQSGDIDAESDAVLQYQLIVTEAAHNVVILHLLRCMVPMLEQNIRQNFEFLYTRKEMYKAVSEHRAQIFSAIMAREPEKAREASHRHLAFIEELLLDISREQTRRERSLRRLQQHPELN; encoded by the coding sequence ATGGCTTACGGTAAAATTCGCCAACCAAAATTATCCGATGTCATTGAGCAACGTCTCGAGCATCTTATTTTCGAAGGGACATTGCGCCCCGGCGAAAAGCTACCTCCTGAGCGTGAACTGGCCAAACAGTTCGACGTTTCTAGGCCATCAGTGCGTGAAGCAATCCAAACTCTCGAAGCTAAAGGGCTACTATCTCGCCGCCAAGGTGGGGGAACATATGTTCAAAAGCAAATGTGGCAAAGTTTTAGCGACCCCTTAACCGAGCTACTCACTGGTAACCCTGAATCTCAATTTGATCTTCTTGAAACTCGTCATGCCCTTGAGGGTATTGCTGCCTATTATGCGGCGTTACGCGGTACTGATGAGGATTTGGAACGCATTCGTCAAAGTTATGAATTGATTATTAAGGCTCAGCAAAGCGGTGATATTGATGCTGAGTCTGACGCTGTTTTGCAATATCAACTGATTGTCACAGAAGCCGCACATAATGTTGTAATACTGCATTTATTGCGTTGTATGGTGCCAATGCTTGAACAAAATATCCGTCAAAATTTTGAATTTTTGTATACCCGTAAAGAAATGTACAAAGCAGTTAGTGAACATCGTGCTCAAATATTCTCCGCTATAATGGCAAGAGAACCTGAAAAAGCACGAGAGGCTTCCCATCGTCACTTAGCCTTTATTGAAGAGTTACTTTTGGATATCAGCCGTGAACAAACGCGACGTGAACGTTCTTTACGCAGGTTACAGCAACATCCTGAATTAAATTAG